One genomic segment of bacterium includes these proteins:
- a CDS encoding polysaccharide biosynthesis C-terminal domain-containing protein, translating to MLSNLKHLVKHSLIYSISNVAIKASGVILLPLYTHYFSVQEYGKLGLILVIIVLFSQSLVLGQGVSIIRYNNSSEFKSKRKSILFTLTVLIFFTVVVFILISESFLTQIASWFGEVNEYKDYLKIAIYIIAFTTVNNLFLSKVRADDDSLLYTVSSILKVILMVVISLYLIIERSFGIDGALYAQLVGEALQTLVILPKIVKQMQLKFEYTIIGQSLKFGLPLIFSAMAINLLNGSDRFILKFLAGETELGLYELGYRVAGVVNMFIIMPFGLTLMPLAYKLYKQEGDKDYYRKLKTYVSFVLVWGGFALSLFGKEIVEIFAQQESYYPAASVVSLIVLAYVIYGISMISSLGMYLTGNNYYVAYITIFCAGLNIGLNFWLIPLYGMMGAAINTVIAFATLDILSTVASNRYYKIEYEHGKVIKLFLIGILIFLIGDYFNNFSIILRIFLKLILIASFPFIIIVSGYFSKKEIKAIFGAIKKWSNPIKWKVNLKFEESLKKKSDDS from the coding sequence ATGCTATCTAATCTAAAACATCTTGTAAAGCACTCACTGATTTATAGTATAAGCAATGTAGCAATAAAAGCTTCCGGCGTTATTTTGCTTCCTCTTTATACGCATTACTTTTCTGTACAAGAATATGGCAAACTAGGCTTAATCCTGGTTATCATCGTGTTATTTTCTCAATCGCTGGTCTTAGGTCAAGGAGTATCTATAATCCGTTATAATAATTCGTCAGAGTTCAAGTCAAAAAGAAAATCTATTCTTTTTACTTTAACTGTACTGATTTTTTTTACCGTCGTAGTGTTCATTTTAATTTCTGAATCTTTTCTTACACAAATAGCAAGTTGGTTTGGGGAAGTAAACGAATACAAGGATTATTTGAAAATAGCTATTTACATTATAGCTTTTACGACAGTTAATAACTTATTTCTTAGTAAAGTCAGAGCAGATGATGATTCATTACTTTATACTGTCTCATCGATATTAAAAGTTATTCTGATGGTGGTTATAAGTCTTTATCTTATTATTGAAAGGAGCTTTGGAATTGATGGTGCATTATATGCACAGCTTGTAGGTGAAGCTCTGCAAACTTTGGTGATACTTCCTAAAATAGTTAAACAAATGCAATTAAAGTTTGAATATACTATCATTGGTCAATCATTAAAGTTTGGACTTCCATTAATATTCAGTGCTATGGCAATAAATTTGTTAAACGGGAGTGACAGATTTATTTTAAAATTTTTAGCAGGTGAAACTGAATTAGGATTATATGAACTTGGATATCGGGTTGCCGGCGTAGTCAACATGTTTATAATTATGCCATTTGGATTGACCTTAATGCCGCTTGCATATAAACTTTATAAGCAAGAGGGAGACAAAGATTATTATAGAAAGCTTAAAACTTATGTATCCTTTGTACTAGTTTGGGGAGGTTTTGCTCTATCTTTATTCGGAAAAGAAATTGTTGAGATATTTGCTCAACAGGAATCTTATTATCCCGCAGCTTCAGTAGTTTCTCTAATAGTTTTGGCTTACGTGATCTATGGAATTAGCATGATCTCTTCACTCGGAATGTATCTCACTGGAAATAATTATTACGTAGCGTATATAACTATATTTTGTGCAGGTTTGAACATAGGATTGAATTTTTGGTTGATTCCTTTATATGGGATGATGGGGGCCGCAATTAATACTGTTATTGCTTTTGCAACTCTTGATATTCTTTCGACTGTTGCATCCAACAGATACTATAAAATTGAGTATGAACATGGAAAGGTTATAAAACTTTTTTTAATTGGAATATTAATATTCCTTATTGGTGACTATTTTAATAACTTTTCAATAATATTAAGAATCTTTTTGAAGCTCATTCTGATTGCATCATTTCCTTTCATAATTATAGTATCAGGTTACTTCAGTAAAAAGGAAATAAAGGCAATCTTTGGAGCAATAAAGAAATGGTCGAATCCAATTAAATGGAAAGTTAACCTAAAGTTCGAAGAATCTTTGAAGAAAAAGTCAGATGACTCTTAA
- a CDS encoding glycosyltransferase: MKKVLFITYYWPPSGKASLHWPLKIIKHLPSLGWQPSVLTIDEDTFSQKDETFVNEIPTDTKIIRAKSIEPFNVYKRLIGKSKSDQLIASETISKKNKNFSHRLSVWIRMNLFIPDARVGWYFPAVKAGTQNLQREKVDAIISIGPPHTTHLIGKKLSSKFSIPHIPVFIDPWVDISYYKIFQRSRLTLRIDNHLEKSVLQNAASAIFVTDTMKKDYESKYPFIKEKSKLLYWGYSEEDFKMDDGRWMMDDAKQKDVEVILHAGNIFDHQNPKYFWQTIRREIEKGKKLKLLFIGTVSPEIKQSIKDTGLESHTEYKGFLPYKSMLKEMMKADYLLVCATEPRHVPGKLFEYLRAGKPIIAFGDGNDEVKRILNDVNAGIIFSYDEGAEEFFNEAVNYKTNPEFIKRFERENISKEIFLILESILR; the protein is encoded by the coding sequence ATGAAGAAAGTTTTATTCATAACATACTACTGGCCGCCATCCGGAAAAGCTTCACTTCACTGGCCATTAAAAATCATTAAACATCTTCCCTCACTTGGATGGCAGCCATCCGTTCTTACTATTGATGAGGATACATTCTCGCAAAAAGATGAAACTTTTGTGAATGAAATTCCGACAGATACCAAAATCATCCGGGCAAAATCGATTGAGCCTTTTAATGTCTACAAAAGATTAATTGGCAAATCAAAAAGTGACCAACTGATAGCTTCTGAAACAATATCAAAAAAGAACAAAAACTTTTCTCACAGACTGTCTGTATGGATAAGAATGAATCTTTTTATTCCGGATGCAAGAGTCGGATGGTATTTCCCGGCAGTAAAAGCTGGGACACAAAATCTGCAACGAGAAAAAGTTGATGCAATAATCTCAATTGGTCCACCCCACACCACACATTTGATTGGGAAAAAACTTTCTTCCAAATTTAGTATTCCACATATACCTGTATTCATAGATCCATGGGTCGATATTTCTTATTACAAAATTTTTCAGCGGAGCAGGTTGACTTTACGCATCGATAATCATCTTGAAAAATCTGTTTTACAAAATGCCGCTTCAGCAATCTTCGTGACTGATACGATGAAAAAAGATTATGAGTCGAAGTATCCATTCATAAAAGAAAAATCAAAATTGCTTTACTGGGGTTATAGCGAAGAAGATTTCAAGATGGATGATGGAAGATGGATGATGGATGATGCAAAACAAAAAGACGTGGAAGTAATTTTACATGCAGGAAATATATTTGATCACCAGAATCCAAAATATTTCTGGCAGACAATCCGAAGAGAAATTGAAAAAGGAAAAAAATTAAAATTATTATTTATCGGTACTGTTTCACCTGAAATTAAGCAATCAATTAAAGATACAGGGCTAGAATCACACACTGAATACAAAGGATTCTTACCTTACAAATCAATGTTGAAAGAAATGATGAAAGCTGATTACCTTTTAGTTTGTGCGACAGAACCACGCCACGTTCCGGGAAAACTTTTTGAATATCTGCGAGCCGGAAAACCGATCATCGCCTTCGGTGATGGGAATGATGAAGTTAAAAGAATTCTGAATGATGTGAATGCAGGAATTATTTTTAGTTATGATGAAGGTGCCGAGGAGTTTTTTAATGAAGCAGTAAATTATAAAACAAATCCAGAGTTCATTAAGAGATTTGAGAGGGAAAATATTAGCAAAGAGATATTTCTAATTCTTGAAAGTATTTTGAGATAA
- a CDS encoding T9SS type A sorting domain-containing protein, whose product MKSLIFSLSFLSILLTTSLNAQWYQQYSGVNTNLYSFFSIDGTTAWATGANGVILKTTNKGASWIPKPSGTTYSISFVHFFNQNEGIVAGSGGTIKKSYDGGNTWQSVYGGTYNRLQEGCFVNDSVGYLCGDAGILLKTTNRGNTWTASVIGPSNFAFIYFVNETTGFATTEYTGQIWKTTDAGITWNLKQVIGSYSIWQVHFVDEYNGWVVGEFGTIAHTTNGGETWNLQYSGTGVNLRSVFFHTPDIGWVIGKDEKRLRTLNGGNNWTHDHTGYIYEYLYIYFYDNLIGWIIGTDGVILYTDNGGLPGVQNFYEKTFGGYNSERGIVMDKTNDGGIIIGGSTESFNASQDMYVIKLDSLAFIEWSKVYNSPGMIDRIHGIKQIPAGGYYLSGYIEGGYGFLDQIMMKIDASGNIIWAKNFGGQEADELRQLSITSDGGMVAAGYNASFGVGAKEVQVLKLSSNGNIEWAKTYGTPYEDFNLSIIVSSDGNFVLAGAVDITGSYGIRPTLIKMDPLGNIIWAKYYSGYNEDWGRDLVETPDGGYLIVGITTSFSVGFSNDIYLIKTDSMGNVLWAKSYGGPGEDIAYGAELTHDGKYIIVGHTTSSGFGGYDGLLMKVDSDGNLEWFRTYGGYSTDYLNDVLETQDYGFLALGKRASNTLGNDDIYLIKTDENGYSNCAFGNYSPNVITISNLQANNLTLATLSYVSAANSNLITLNPNTGENNSCAIIPVELKSFNYELESNDVLLKWSTASELNNLGFEIQKSYDGNEFISIGFIDGSGTTSEPKEYIFRDKNLEQGMYAYRLIQTDYDGSQRNIGEIEVFVNEVPSTLNLEQNFPNPFNPSTTIKFSIPEQSHIKLKVYDLLGRVVSTLVDEILDAGFYQKVFDASNLGSGIYFYSLSTDKNTITKKMLLLK is encoded by the coding sequence ATGAAATCTCTGATTTTTAGCCTCTCTTTTCTTTCAATCCTTCTGACAACATCCTTAAATGCACAATGGTATCAACAGTATAGCGGCGTGAACACAAATTTATACTCGTTCTTTTCCATAGATGGAACAACAGCCTGGGCGACTGGTGCAAATGGTGTAATTCTCAAAACAACAAACAAGGGCGCCAGTTGGATTCCTAAGCCGAGTGGCACAACTTATTCAATAAGCTTTGTCCATTTCTTTAATCAGAACGAGGGTATTGTTGCAGGCTCCGGGGGAACAATCAAAAAATCATACGATGGAGGCAACACCTGGCAATCAGTTTATGGAGGCACATACAACCGTTTACAAGAGGGATGTTTTGTAAATGATTCAGTTGGATATCTCTGTGGTGATGCTGGTATCTTATTAAAAACAACCAATAGAGGCAATACTTGGACAGCGTCTGTTATTGGACCCTCAAATTTTGCTTTCATTTATTTTGTAAATGAAACTACAGGATTTGCAACCACAGAATATACCGGACAAATCTGGAAAACTACTGATGCTGGAATCACGTGGAATTTAAAGCAAGTTATCGGCAGTTACAGCATATGGCAGGTTCATTTTGTCGATGAATACAATGGTTGGGTTGTTGGGGAATTTGGTACAATAGCTCATACAACAAATGGAGGAGAAACTTGGAACTTACAATATTCAGGAACAGGGGTGAATCTGCGCTCAGTTTTTTTCCACACTCCGGATATTGGATGGGTTATAGGTAAGGATGAAAAGCGATTAAGAACATTAAATGGAGGTAATAACTGGACCCATGATCACACAGGGTACATTTATGAATATTTGTATATCTATTTCTATGATAATCTAATCGGATGGATAATAGGAACGGATGGAGTCATTTTATATACTGATAACGGAGGTTTACCAGGAGTACAAAATTTTTATGAAAAAACTTTCGGGGGGTACAACTCTGAACGAGGAATTGTAATGGATAAAACCAACGATGGTGGAATTATAATTGGAGGATCAACTGAAAGTTTTAATGCAAGTCAGGATATGTATGTGATAAAATTAGATTCTTTGGCGTTCATCGAATGGTCAAAAGTTTACAACTCACCTGGCATGATTGACCGTATACATGGAATTAAACAAATACCTGCTGGTGGATATTATTTGTCCGGTTATATTGAAGGTGGGTACGGATTCCTTGATCAAATCATGATGAAAATAGATGCTAGTGGAAATATTATTTGGGCTAAAAATTTTGGCGGTCAAGAAGCTGACGAATTAAGGCAATTATCTATAACATCTGATGGTGGTATGGTCGCTGCTGGATACAATGCATCTTTTGGTGTGGGAGCAAAAGAAGTACAAGTTCTAAAGCTTTCCAGTAATGGAAATATTGAATGGGCTAAAACTTACGGAACACCTTATGAAGATTTTAATTTATCAATAATAGTTTCTTCTGATGGGAATTTTGTGTTAGCCGGAGCTGTTGATATAACTGGCAGTTATGGTATAAGACCCACTTTAATTAAGATGGATCCATTAGGCAACATTATCTGGGCAAAATATTATTCAGGTTATAATGAGGATTGGGGTCGCGACCTAGTTGAAACACCTGATGGTGGATATCTAATTGTTGGAATTACAACTTCATTCAGTGTAGGTTTTTCAAATGACATCTATTTAATAAAAACTGATTCAATGGGAAATGTTCTATGGGCAAAATCATACGGTGGACCAGGTGAGGATATTGCTTACGGTGCCGAGTTAACTCATGATGGGAAATATATAATAGTAGGTCACACCACCAGTTCGGGATTTGGTGGGTATGATGGATTACTAATGAAAGTTGACTCCGACGGTAATCTGGAATGGTTTCGCACCTATGGTGGTTATTCTACTGACTATTTGAATGATGTACTCGAAACCCAGGATTATGGCTTTTTGGCTTTAGGGAAAAGAGCTTCGAACACTTTGGGAAACGACGATATTTACCTGATTAAGACAGATGAAAATGGTTACTCAAATTGTGCTTTTGGAAATTATTCACCAAATGTAATTACAATCTCAAATCTTCAAGCTAATAATTTAACACTGGCGACTTTGAGTTATGTCTCCGCTGCAAATTCAAATCTAATAACTTTGAATCCAAATACAGGAGAGAATAATTCCTGTGCGATAATACCAGTTGAACTTAAATCTTTTAACTATGAATTGGAGAGTAATGATGTATTATTGAAGTGGTCAACTGCTTCCGAACTCAATAACCTTGGTTTTGAAATTCAAAAAAGTTATGACGGTAACGAATTTATTTCAATTGGATTCATCGATGGAAGTGGGACAACATCTGAACCAAAAGAATATATTTTCAGAGATAAAAATTTGGAACAAGGAATGTATGCATACAGGTTGATACAAACAGATTATGATGGATCGCAAAGAAATATTGGAGAAATTGAAGTGTTTGTGAATGAAGTACCCAGCACTCTTAATTTAGAACAAAATTTTCCCAATCCCTTCAATCCTTCCACAACAATAAAATTTTCAATTCCGGAACAGAGTCATATAAAATTAAAAGTTTATGATTTGCTAGGAAGAGTTGTTAGTACACTGGTCGATGAAATATTGGATGCGGGTTTTTACCAAAAAGTATTTGATGCTTCAAACCTCGGAAGCGGCATCTATTTCTATTCGTTAAGTACAGATAAGAATACAATTACAAAAAAGATGCTGCTGCTGAAATAG
- a CDS encoding co-chaperone GroES codes for MKEILRNIDRFIVVGDRVLIKPQEESSRTSSGLYLPAGVAEKERVQSGYVIKVGPGYATSTEVDDEPWKESANKVKYIPLQAREGDLAIFLRKEAVEIEFDKEKYLIIPQSAILLLIRNEDFSV; via the coding sequence GTGAAAGAAATTTTGAGAAATATAGATCGGTTCATCGTTGTAGGTGATCGTGTGCTAATCAAACCACAGGAAGAATCTTCAAGAACATCAAGCGGGTTATATCTTCCTGCAGGAGTTGCTGAGAAAGAGAGAGTACAAAGCGGATATGTTATTAAGGTTGGTCCCGGTTATGCTACATCAACTGAAGTAGATGATGAACCTTGGAAGGAGAGTGCAAACAAAGTCAAGTACATTCCATTACAAGCAAGGGAAGGGGATTTAGCAATATTTTTGAGGAAAGAGGCTGTTGAAATAGAATTTGATAAAGAGAAATATCTTATAATTCCTCAATCTGCAATCCTGCTTTTAATCCGGAATGAAGATTTTTCCGTTTGA
- a CDS encoding class I SAM-dependent methyltransferase, which produces MSLYESNFWDERYSGEEFIYGTEPNQFFKEQINKILKPGKLILPGEGEGRNAVYAARAGWQVDAIDQSKIAKQKALILAQQYAVQINYKVIDLIDFSPEKNNYNVAAVIFVHLRPIERVELHKKLIGSLTKGGILILELFSKNQLGKESGGPQDISMLSSVEEIQSDFQNIKTILIEERNLYINEGSKHSGEASVIRFVGKKID; this is translated from the coding sequence ATGTCATTATACGAATCAAACTTTTGGGATGAGAGATATTCTGGTGAAGAATTCATCTATGGTACAGAACCAAATCAATTCTTCAAAGAACAAATCAATAAAATTCTCAAACCAGGAAAATTAATTTTACCCGGTGAAGGTGAAGGTCGAAATGCAGTTTATGCAGCTCGTGCAGGCTGGCAGGTTGATGCGATCGATCAAAGTAAAATTGCAAAACAAAAGGCATTGATACTGGCTCAACAATATGCAGTTCAAATAAATTACAAAGTAATTGATTTAATTGATTTTTCACCCGAAAAAAATAACTACAATGTAGCGGCAGTAATTTTTGTGCATCTTCGCCCTATCGAAAGAGTGGAATTGCACAAGAAATTAATCGGTTCGCTCACTAAAGGTGGAATTCTTATACTCGAACTATTTTCAAAGAACCAATTGGGAAAAGAATCAGGCGGACCGCAGGATATTTCGATGCTAAGTTCAGTAGAAGAAATTCAAAGTGATTTTCAAAACATTAAAACAATTTTAATTGAAGAAAGAAACTTATACATTAACGAAGGAAGTAAACATAGTGGCGAAGCAAGTGTCATCAGGTTTGTTGGTAAGAAAATAGATTGA
- a CDS encoding glycosyl transferase: protein MITQNQIYKFCTIFDLSYYSKGLALYYSLEKVCDFRLFIFTPDEKCFDLLMKKKLSKAIVVRLSEIEDEELKQIKMDRDVAEYFWTIKASCINFLFRKYDLDLVTYIDADIFFYTSPDPIFEEMGNNSVLITPHNFSPQYKNELKNGIYNAGFISYRNNEAGLSALNWWNDRCREWCYKKKENGKFGDQMYLNELSTFEGVDTLKHKGALANWNVQQFDYQINNGKVTGITKKGDLFDVIFFHFHYLKFLNSFEVELGRKYISSKVFDIFYKPYIKYLLDLAGFDMQGAIKKKFSWKTPILYLLRKLRGTYNIIPISELKENESS from the coding sequence ATGATTACACAAAACCAAATATATAAATTTTGCACAATATTCGATTTAAGCTATTATTCTAAAGGATTAGCACTTTACTACTCACTTGAAAAGGTTTGTGATTTTCGATTGTTCATCTTTACACCAGATGAAAAGTGTTTTGATCTATTGATGAAAAAAAAATTATCTAAGGCTATCGTTGTGCGTTTATCTGAGATCGAAGATGAAGAATTAAAGCAGATAAAAATGGATAGAGATGTAGCAGAATACTTCTGGACAATAAAAGCTTCCTGCATTAATTTCCTCTTTAGAAAATATGATCTTGATCTCGTAACTTATATTGATGCAGACATCTTCTTTTATACTTCGCCCGATCCTATTTTTGAAGAAATGGGAAATAATTCAGTATTAATAACTCCTCACAATTTTTCACCTCAGTACAAAAATGAATTAAAGAATGGAATTTACAATGCAGGTTTTATTTCTTACAGAAATAATGAAGCAGGTTTGTCAGCTTTGAATTGGTGGAATGACCGTTGCCGAGAATGGTGCTACAAAAAAAAGGAGAATGGAAAATTTGGTGATCAAATGTATTTAAATGAATTATCTACTTTTGAAGGTGTAGATACTTTAAAGCACAAGGGGGCTCTCGCGAATTGGAATGTTCAGCAATTTGATTACCAAATTAACAACGGTAAAGTTACAGGTATTACAAAGAAAGGTGACTTGTTTGATGTAATCTTTTTTCACTTTCACTATCTGAAATTCCTAAATTCATTCGAAGTAGAGCTTGGTCGAAAATACATATCTTCAAAGGTTTTTGATATTTTTTACAAGCCGTATATAAAATATCTGCTTGATCTGGCTGGCTTTGATATGCAGGGGGCAATAAAAAAGAAATTCAGTTGGAAAACTCCAATATTATATTTATTAAGAAAACTGAGAGGCACTTATAATATTATTCCGATTAGTGAACTGAAAGAAAACGAAAGTAGCTAA
- a CDS encoding FkbM family methyltransferase: MINPALKYRLNGVYKFITNPYERKFFWLSVKYGSRQRFLETNIKFLRYEFVVPDALSFIWQFKEIFVDEFYKFNTTSNNPVIYDCGANVGTSCAYFRYLYPNSRIVAFEPNNKIADYLEKNLNKNSFQNVEVVRKAVWIDESGIDLGMESADGSSIFLNKNKTKVDSVRLKNYLEKEGRIDMLKVDIEGAEIAVIQDCNNSLTNVQNIFVEFHSFNDQPQKLSDLLSVLEKAGFSYFIDQPENRHTPFINRFNKSNPNIELQLNIFAYRNH; encoded by the coding sequence ATGATTAACCCAGCATTAAAATATAGGTTGAACGGAGTCTATAAGTTCATAACTAATCCTTATGAGAGAAAATTTTTTTGGCTGTCGGTTAAATATGGTAGTAGACAAAGATTTTTGGAAACCAATATCAAGTTTCTTCGGTATGAATTTGTTGTTCCTGATGCACTTTCGTTTATCTGGCAATTCAAAGAAATTTTTGTTGACGAATTCTATAAATTTAATACTACTTCAAATAATCCTGTTATTTATGATTGTGGTGCGAATGTCGGAACTAGTTGTGCATATTTCAGATATTTATATCCAAATTCGCGTATTGTTGCTTTTGAACCTAATAATAAAATTGCTGACTACCTTGAAAAAAATCTAAATAAGAATTCATTTCAAAATGTTGAAGTTGTCAGAAAAGCAGTGTGGATTGATGAATCGGGAATTGATTTGGGAATGGAGAGCGCAGATGGTTCATCAATTTTTTTAAATAAAAATAAGACAAAAGTTGATTCTGTTCGATTAAAAAATTACCTGGAAAAAGAAGGTCGGATAGATATGCTCAAAGTGGATATCGAAGGAGCTGAAATTGCTGTGATTCAGGATTGCAATAATAGTTTAACGAACGTGCAAAATATTTTTGTTGAATTTCACTCATTTAATGATCAGCCTCAAAAGTTATCTGATCTTTTAAGTGTGCTGGAAAAAGCTGGATTCAGTTATTTTATTGATCAACCAGAAAACAGACACACCCCCTTCATAAATCGTTTCAACAAAAGTAATCCCAACATTGAATTACAATTAAATATCTTTGCTTACAGGAATCATTAA
- a CDS encoding NAD-dependent epimerase/dehydratase family protein, which yields MNAVKGKKVLITGGLGMIGSTIANKLVTYGAEVTILDSLIEPYGGNFFNVEDIKNRIKINISDIRDKESLKILIKDVNIIFNLAAQVSHNDSLLNPSLDADINYIGHLNVLEAVRNFNPEAKVLYSGSRLQFGKILKNPVNEDHPLNPLTPYALNKTAAENLYLYYHRVYNIPVVIFRIANPYGPRCQMKHSKYSIINWFIRNAMEGKDITIFGDGIQMRDYIFVDDLADAFISASVADKTTGEVFNVGSGTGTKFKDMVENIIKIVGKGEINYVSWPNNYLNVETGDYITDITKIKSCINWVPQFDLRIGILKTFEYYSKYRVHYW from the coding sequence ATGAATGCAGTTAAAGGAAAAAAGGTTTTAATTACCGGTGGTCTTGGAATGATTGGCAGTACCATTGCTAACAAATTGGTTACGTATGGGGCTGAGGTTACTATTTTGGACTCATTAATTGAACCATATGGCGGAAATTTTTTCAATGTTGAAGACATAAAGAACAGAATCAAGATAAATATATCAGATATACGCGATAAAGAATCCTTGAAAATATTAATTAAAGATGTTAATATAATTTTCAATCTAGCGGCACAGGTTAGTCATAACGATAGTTTATTGAATCCCTCTTTGGATGCAGATATAAATTATATTGGTCATTTAAATGTGCTTGAGGCTGTTCGAAATTTTAACCCTGAAGCTAAAGTACTTTACTCCGGATCACGTCTTCAGTTTGGAAAGATATTAAAGAATCCTGTTAATGAAGACCATCCGCTTAATCCACTGACACCTTATGCATTGAATAAAACTGCTGCTGAAAATCTATACTTATACTATCATAGAGTGTACAACATTCCTGTAGTGATTTTCAGGATAGCAAATCCTTACGGCCCTCGATGCCAGATGAAGCATAGTAAGTATTCGATAATAAACTGGTTTATCCGGAATGCTATGGAGGGAAAAGATATAACAATTTTTGGAGATGGTATTCAGATGCGAGATTATATCTTTGTTGACGATCTTGCCGATGCTTTTATTTCAGCTTCAGTTGCTGATAAAACTACTGGCGAAGTATTCAATGTAGGATCTGGAACAGGTACTAAGTTCAAGGATATGGTTGAGAATATTATTAAGATAGTTGGTAAAGGGGAAATTAATTATGTTTCTTGGCCGAATAATTATCTAAACGTGGAAACTGGTGATTATATTACGGATATAACTAAAATTAAAAGTTGTATAAATTGGGTTCCACAATTTGATTTAAGAATAGGGATCCTGAAAACTTTTGAGTACTATTCAAAGTATCGTGTACATTATTGGTAG
- a CDS encoding FkbM family methyltransferase, with protein sequence MNKIISKILNDPEIKEKPPVLVDIGASEKIHPKWKKIAIYSVCLAFDADERDFKFIEKEQSRFKKLYVYNSVASDKDINKTDFYLTKSPYCSSILQPDLMRLKPYVHSNLFEIEKKVKLNSIHIQKALDKANLKYVDWFKTDSQGIDLRLFNSLDEKIRRKIIVAEFEPGIIDAYLYEDKLYSVLQELSNREFWLTDLVIKGVPRFPNEFLVTEFKGKLFRKLIKESLKKSPGWGEMTFFNTFNSSELGKREYLLGWLFSTLQNHHSFAFVLAETGLKKFDLALFAELKRFSKKKIKSDVYSLKFLPSVYELIKKKL encoded by the coding sequence TTGAACAAAATAATTTCAAAAATACTAAACGATCCAGAAATTAAAGAAAAACCTCCAGTCCTTGTTGATATAGGTGCGAGTGAAAAGATTCATCCTAAATGGAAAAAGATTGCAATATATTCAGTTTGTCTTGCATTTGATGCTGATGAAAGAGATTTCAAATTTATTGAAAAAGAGCAGAGTAGATTTAAAAAATTATATGTGTATAATAGTGTAGCCTCAGACAAAGACATTAACAAAACTGATTTTTACCTAACAAAATCTCCGTACTGCTCTAGTATATTACAACCGGATTTAATGAGATTGAAACCTTATGTCCATTCAAATTTATTTGAAATTGAAAAAAAAGTAAAATTAAATTCTATACATATTCAAAAAGCGCTTGACAAAGCAAATCTGAAATATGTCGATTGGTTTAAAACTGATTCGCAAGGTATAGATTTAAGATTATTTAATTCTTTGGATGAAAAAATTAGAAGGAAGATAATTGTTGCGGAGTTTGAACCAGGAATTATTGATGCTTACTTATATGAGGACAAACTCTATTCTGTCTTACAAGAATTATCCAATAGAGAATTCTGGTTAACTGATCTAGTAATAAAAGGAGTACCAAGGTTTCCGAATGAATTTTTAGTAACAGAATTTAAAGGGAAATTGTTCCGAAAATTAATTAAAGAATCGCTTAAAAAATCACCCGGTTGGGGAGAGATGACATTCTTCAATACTTTTAATAGTTCAGAATTAGGGAAACGAGAATATCTCCTTGGCTGGCTTTTTTCAACGTTGCAAAATCACCATTCTTTTGCATTTGTACTTGCAGAAACTGGGTTGAAGAAATTTGACCTGGCACTGTTTGCAGAATTGAAGCGTTTCTCAAAAAAGAAAATTAAAAGTGATGTTTATTCTTTGAAATTCTTACCTTCAGTGTATGAATTAATTAAAAAGAAACTATGA